The sequence below is a genomic window from Deltaproteobacteria bacterium GWC2_55_46.
GGCAGCCGCGACATGGCCCGCCTCGTTCAAGGCCGGTATTATAACGGAGATTTTCAAACTGTCCTATTATAGCAGAGAAAAAAATGAGGTGAAAAAGGGACCGCCACTTTTAAGACAGGAGTTTTTGGGCCAGTTCGAGGAGTTTTTTAGGCTCAAAAGGCTTGAGTACGTAAGGGCAACCACTCCTTGCGAGGAAGTCCTTCACGTCCTTGCTGAAGACGTCCCCGGTGAGTATTATGACCTTGTCAGCGAGATAGGCATGCTTCTTGAGGATATTGTCATAGAGGTCGGTCCCGCCGTAGCCGGGCATCCTCACGTCGGTCACTACGATGGCGAACTTCTCCTTCTCCAGGATGTCGAGGGCCTCGCGTCCGTCCCTCGCGGTCTGGACCCGGAAGCCGTTCCTGCCGAAGATATCCTCAAGCGTCTCTCTTATGGACTTCTCATCGTCCACTATCAGTATCTTCTTCCCGTCAGGCGGGCTCGCCTTCGAAGGGCCGGGAACGACCGATAGACCCGTGTCGGCCCACTCGTGCTTTTCAACTATGGGGAGATCGACCGTCACCACGGCGCCGCCCTCCTCCGGGCTCGATATGTCGATAGTCCCGCCGTGCTCGGTCACTATACCGTGCGTTATGGACAGGCCCAGGCCAGTGCCCTTGCCTACCTCTTTGGTCGTAAAGAACGGGTCGAATATCTTGTTGATGACGTCCCTCGACACGCCCGGGCCGTCGTCCTTGAACGTTATCCTGATCCTGCCCCCGTCGAGGCGCGTGGATATATCTATCCGGCCCTTGCCTTTCGAGGCCACCATGGCGTCCTCGGCGTTATTTATGATGTTGATGAAGACCTGCTGCATCTGGAAGAGGTCTACCATGGTCCTCGGCAGCCGCTCCGCGAGGTCGAGGGAGACCAGGATATTGTTAGCCTTGAGCGAATACTCGCGCAGCTCCATCGTATGTCTTATTATCTCGTTTATGTTCTGGAACTCCCTCTCGGTCTTCTTGGCCCTCGCGAACGTCAGCAGGTTCTGGACTATCTTCGCGGTCCGGAGCGACTCGTGGTAGATCTTCCGGAGCTTGTCCTTTATGTCGTCGAGCTTTTTGTCCCCCGGGGTGTCCATCAGTATCTGGCTGAAGCCCATGATGCCCATGAGGGGGTTATTGAGCTCGTGCGCTATTCCGGCGACGAGCTTTCCAAGGCTGGAGAGCTTCTCTGAATGCAGCAGCTGCTCACGCAGGAGCTTCTCCTGGGTTATATCCCTCGCGACGTGCACGCTCGCCCATACCTTGCCCTCGTCGTTGAAGACCGGGAAGGTCGTGAGGCTATAGCTCCCTTCGAAGACCATGTCTTCGAGCTCGACGCAGCCTATCTCGCCGGTGGCCATGGTCTTGGCGTGAGGGCAGATATCCTTGGCGTCCTTCCTGCAGTAGAGCAGGTCATAGCACTTGCGCCCGATAAGCTCCTCAGGGGTGGAGTTGAACTTCCTGGCAAGGGCCTTGTTTATCTTTATTATCCTGTACTCGCTGTCGTGTATGGAGATGAGGTCCTGGATGGCGTCGAACGTAGCGACCCACTCCTCCTTGCTCTTTATGACAAGCGCGAAGAGCTTGGTGTTCTCCTCCGCCCTCTTCTCAAGCGAGTCGAGCATGCTGTTGAAGGCGTTCGCCAGGTAGCCTATCTCGTCCTGAGCGTCGACCCTTATCCTCTCGTTTATCCCGGCCTTGCCGTCAGCTATCCTCTTTATGACCTCGACGTTTCTCCTTATGGGGCCGGTTATCGACTTCTGGATAAGCAGAGAGAGCAGGATGCCGCCTATGGAGATGGCGAAGAAGCCCGATAATATCCACTGGTTCCTGCCCTTGGCGAGCGCGTCGTACATATCCGCAAGAGAGGTCCTGATGACGAGTATGCCCCTTGCGCCCTCGCTCGTGTGGCAGCTCTTGCACTTCGGCTTCCTCTCGATAGGCTGCAGGTAGGTAAGGAGCGGCTGGCTGCCGGTCCTGTCTATATAGTATGTATCGCCGCTTTGCCAGTCCCGGCTGAATTTGGCGAACGCCTCCTTGAACTGGGGCGTGCCGACCCCCCTGGCGACGTTGTACTGCTCGTCCGGGTGGTCTGATAGCCACTCTGTCCTGGTCTCGCCGAACTCCCTTTCCACGGCGGTGATGGTCTTGAAGTCCTTGAACGCCTCCTCGACCCCGTTGCTCCTTACGATGAAAACACTCTCTATGCCGTGGGTCTTTGATATCGACTTTACGAGATGGCGCGCGAGGTCTGCCCTTTCCTCGAGCATGTCTTCGTAGATGGCGGTAAGGATAGGCTGGGACATGAACCTGGAGGCCCGGAGCTTCTCATCGAGAAGCTCCCGCTCCTTGTTCCTGATCTCCCAATATATGGAGATGACAACGCCGACGGTGATGAGCCCGACGATAAGGACGAGGATCCTGGAATGTAAGCTCTTCTTAAGCATACCTGTCAACTGCTACGCGAGATAAGACCGTCAGAGGTGCTAGATGCCCCAAGCCTTAACAATACGGCGGCCCGGTGGGGGTTAATCCGTGTTTTCCCTGGTTTTGCTGCTAATTTATCCTTATCGGATGAAATTTGAAATATTTTAGCTGATTTTGACGAAGGCAGGTAGGAAAAAATGGGCCGGACCGGACTTTTAGTCCAGGGCTGGTTTTCCAGGAGACACATCGAACCGTCCGGTATTTTTCTCAGGTTTTAACAGGTTGCTGAAAAACACAGATTTTATTCAGGCTGCTCTAAAAACCATATGCGAGGCGATTCTCGCCGTTTGATGAATGAGGCGTACTTGGAGTGTACGCCGCAGTGACGAGCTTCTGAAGCCAACGACGCAGATGGACTTATTTCATGCCTGTTAAAGGCCTACTCGCCCTTGAGGTCACGGTTCATAAGCTCCAATACCGCCTCCCTCGGTTGCTTGCCTTCGTAGAGGATAGAGAATACAGCCTCTGTGATGGGCATTTCAACGCCATGCCGGCCTGCCAGCTCTCTTGCGCCCCGGCAGGTCTTCACCCCCTCGGCAACCGACTTCATCCCCCCGATGATCTCTGCCAGCGTCATGCCCTTGCCAAGCGAGACCCCGACCGAGTAGTTACGGCTCAAGGGGCCGGTGCAGGTGAGCACAAGGTCCCCGAGCCCGGAGAGGCCCGCGAAGGTAGCAGGCATGGCGCCCATCCGGCTGCCCAGCCTCGCCATCTCTGCCAGACCCCTCGTTATAAGCGCGGCCCTGGCGTTGTGGCCAAGCCCAAGGCCGTCAGATATGCCAGAGGCTATGGCGATCACGTTCTTGAGCGCCCCTCCAAGCTCTACCCCTGTTACGTCGCTATTGGTATAGACCCTGAAATAACTCGTGGAGAATTCATTTTGCACCTTGATGGCCGGCTCGGCCGAAGATGACGCGGCGCATACCGCTGCCGGGAGCATCGCGCTCACTTCGCTTGCGAAGGACGGTCCTGAGATGACGGAGATGGAGACGTCCAGGCCTGCGCAGACCTCTGAGAGCACCCCGCTCGGGGTCAGCATGCTCCCTTCCTCTATCCCTTTTGTGGCGCTGACGACCTGAGAGCCTTCACTGATAAATTTTTTAGCTGCGCTGAAAACATCCCTAACCCCGTGAGAGGGTATGACGCTCACAATGAAACGCGAATCGGCGAGGGCCTCCTCAAGGCTTCCAAGGGGCATTAGATTATCCGGCAGCCTCACCCCGGGCAGGTAAGTCTCGTTTACGCGGCGGGAGGATATCGACTCGCAGACCTCCGCCGACCTCGCCCAGAGCCTGACGTTTTTGCCCTTACGGGCGAGCAGCAACGCGAGTGTCGTGCCCCAGCTGCCAGCGCCGAGTACGGTCAGATCCTCCATCAGCCCCTTCCCCTTTTTCCGGTCTTCTTCTTCAACGCTGATATCCTCTCATCCAGCCCCGGAAGCTCTTTTTTACCTTTAAGGGCGTAGAGCACCCGAAGAGCCTCCGCGTAAGAACCCTCGTCCTCGTAGATGGCGGCCTTAGCCATCGCGGCCTCTTCCGCCGCCTGGCTCTCCGGGAACCTCCCTATTATCTCGTCATACCTGCGGAGGGCCTCACTGTACATGCCCTCTATATGATAGGTCTCGGCTATGTGCATACGGATGCGCGGGCTCAAACCCGGGTTCGCGACGATATTATTTAGCTCCACCAGCTCGGCCCTGGCCTGCCTCAGGTCCCCCATCCGCATGTATTCCATGGCTATAAGGTACTGGAACCTCTGCCTCGACGCCGGGACCGATTCGTAGAGCCTCTGGTATTCTTCTATGGAAGAGCGATGCTCGCCCTTTCCGGAGTAGAGCTCAGCGAGGGCCTCTCTCCCCTCGACCGTTTCAGCCGAATCGGGGTACATGAAAAAGAGGGCTGAATAGGCGGCTATGGCCTTTTCGTCGTCTTTGAGGTCTTTATC
It includes:
- a CDS encoding glycerol-3-phosphate dehydrogenase, producing MMEDLTVLGAGSWGTTLALLLARKGKNVRLWARSAEVCESISSRRVNETYLPGVRLPDNLMPLGSLEEALADSRFIVSVIPSHGVRDVFSAAKKFISEGSQVVSATKGIEEGSMLTPSGVLSEVCAGLDVSISVISGPSFASEVSAMLPAAVCAASSSAEPAIKVQNEFSTSYFRVYTNSDVTGVELGGALKNVIAIASGISDGLGLGHNARAALITRGLAEMARLGSRMGAMPATFAGLSGLGDLVLTCTGPLSRNYSVGVSLGKGMTLAEIIGGMKSVAEGVKTCRGARELAGRHGVEMPITEAVFSILYEGKQPREAVLELMNRDLKGE